One genomic region from Croceicoccus sp. YJ47 encodes:
- a CDS encoding DsbE family thiol:disulfide interchange protein, translated as MSAPTPGRRSRWTIWLPLALFIGFVALVAYGLMAPGERDVRSAMVGNPLPQFTLPAGVEGTPGLSRAGFTKGEPRLLNIFASWCVPCAVEAPQLDTLAAQGVPIDGVAIRDRSEDIAQFLERNGNPYRAIGKDDVSAVQLGIGSSGVPETFVIDGDGIIRYQHMGPIMERDIAQIMSEWRKAKEPL; from the coding sequence ATGAGCGCGCCGACGCCCGGACGCCGGTCGCGCTGGACCATCTGGCTTCCGCTTGCGCTGTTCATCGGTTTCGTGGCGCTCGTCGCATACGGGCTGATGGCGCCGGGGGAACGCGACGTGCGCAGCGCGATGGTCGGCAATCCGCTCCCGCAATTCACGCTCCCCGCCGGCGTAGAGGGCACGCCCGGACTGTCGCGCGCGGGTTTTACGAAGGGTGAGCCACGCCTGCTCAATATTTTTGCAAGCTGGTGCGTGCCCTGCGCGGTGGAGGCGCCGCAGCTCGATACCCTCGCCGCGCAGGGGGTGCCGATCGACGGTGTCGCCATCCGCGACCGGAGCGAGGATATCGCGCAGTTTCTGGAGCGTAACGGCAACCCCTATCGCGCGATTGGCAAGGACGATGTGAGCGCGGTCCAACTCGGCATCGGATCGTCCGGCGTGCCCGAAACCTTCGTCATCGATGGCGACGGGATCATCCGGTATCAGCATATGGGCCCGATCATGGAGCGCGACATTGCGCAGATCATGTCCGAATGGCGCAAGGCGAAAGAGCCGCTATGA
- a CDS encoding heme lyase CcmF/NrfE family subunit: MIAELGLALLWFAAAFALLQLFTGLLSLREAGAGFAGSVRPVAVMQGVLVTLSFFALIWLFLRTDLSVLLVASNSHVDKPFVFKLAGTWGNHEGSMLLWVTVMALSGAAIALLERRLPERTMLATLAAQAFVSLGFYAFLLFSSNPFTRLEPAARVGAGLNPLLQDLGLAFHPPTLYLGYVGLSVAFSFAVGALMTREVGPQFARAMRPWVLGAWIFLTIGITAGSYWAYYELGWGGWWFWDPVENASLMPWLAATALLHSVSVLAARDALRIWTIMLGVVAFSMSMVGTFLVRSGVLTSVHSFAVSPERGSFILALLCLYIGGALVLFGLRASTVNEGKQFAWSSREAALVFNNVALTAILGIVMVGTLYPLLTEAFGVRVSVGPPYFNPVGAIFAFPMVAVMAIGPLLRWREDRFARVGRRMIVPVAIFAIALVAALVLAPGIGILPLLGLALAAMLAIASVLPVVGRNPRRVKLAVWGMVVGHFGLAVALAGMASNAAFTTERLAAAAIGDTVAVGPWDVRLSEIEPIAGPNWTALEGTMTARYRGGAPVVLRPQARNFFSPPTATNESALATRWNGQLYAVLGQEADGGRWQLRLWWKPFVTLIWLGGLMVALGGLLALIGRVIADWKQRAIRVRLAERREYREAQA, translated from the coding sequence ATGATTGCGGAACTCGGCCTTGCGCTGCTATGGTTTGCGGCGGCATTTGCGTTGCTGCAGCTTTTTACGGGGCTGCTGTCGCTCCGCGAGGCGGGCGCCGGGTTCGCCGGATCGGTGCGCCCCGTCGCGGTGATGCAGGGCGTGCTGGTGACGCTGTCGTTCTTTGCGCTGATCTGGCTGTTCCTGCGCACCGATCTTTCGGTGTTGCTGGTCGCGTCCAATAGCCATGTGGACAAGCCGTTCGTGTTCAAGCTCGCGGGGACATGGGGCAATCACGAAGGCTCGATGCTGCTTTGGGTGACGGTCATGGCGCTTTCGGGGGCGGCGATCGCGCTGCTCGAACGGCGTCTGCCCGAACGCACCATGCTGGCGACGCTTGCCGCGCAGGCATTCGTGAGCCTTGGCTTCTACGCCTTCCTGCTGTTTTCCTCCAACCCGTTCACCCGGCTCGAACCGGCGGCGCGGGTGGGGGCGGGGCTCAACCCGCTGTTGCAGGATCTCGGCCTCGCGTTCCATCCGCCCACGCTCTATCTCGGCTATGTCGGGCTTTCGGTTGCGTTCAGCTTTGCAGTGGGCGCCTTGATGACGCGGGAGGTCGGGCCGCAATTCGCGCGCGCGATGCGGCCCTGGGTGCTGGGCGCGTGGATATTCCTGACCATCGGGATCACGGCGGGCAGTTACTGGGCCTATTACGAGCTGGGCTGGGGCGGCTGGTGGTTCTGGGACCCGGTGGAGAATGCCTCGCTCATGCCGTGGTTGGCGGCGACGGCGCTGCTCCATTCGGTGAGCGTGCTGGCCGCGCGCGATGCCTTGCGGATATGGACGATCATGCTGGGCGTCGTGGCGTTTTCGATGTCGATGGTGGGCACGTTCCTCGTGCGCTCCGGCGTTTTGACCAGTGTGCATTCCTTTGCGGTGAGCCCGGAACGCGGCAGTTTCATCCTTGCGCTTCTGTGCCTCTATATCGGCGGGGCGCTGGTGCTGTTCGGCCTGCGCGCCTCCACCGTGAACGAGGGCAAGCAGTTTGCATGGAGCAGCCGTGAAGCCGCGCTGGTGTTCAACAATGTCGCGCTGACCGCCATTCTCGGCATCGTGATGGTCGGCACGCTCTACCCGCTTTTGACCGAGGCGTTCGGCGTGCGCGTGTCGGTCGGGCCGCCCTATTTCAATCCGGTCGGCGCGATCTTCGCCTTTCCCATGGTGGCGGTCATGGCGATCGGCCCGCTGCTGCGCTGGCGGGAGGATCGCTTTGCGCGCGTCGGGCGCCGGATGATCGTGCCGGTGGCGATATTCGCAATTGCGCTGGTGGCGGCTCTCGTCCTCGCGCCGGGGATCGGGATCCTGCCACTGCTCGGCCTCGCGCTCGCCGCAATGCTGGCGATTGCGAGCGTGTTGCCGGTGGTGGGCCGCAATCCGCGCCGGGTAAAGCTTGCCGTGTGGGGCATGGTGGTCGGGCATTTCGGCCTCGCCGTGGCGCTTGCCGGGATGGCCAGCAATGCTGCCTTTACGACCGAGCGGCTTGCCGCGGCGGCCATCGGCGATACGGTCGCGGTCGGCCCATGGGACGTGAGGCTCTCCGAAATCGAGCCGATCGCCGGCCCCAACTGGACCGCGCTGGAGGGGACGATGACGGCCCGCTATCGCGGCGGGGCGCCGGTCGTGCTTCGCCCGCAGGCCCGCAATTTCTTCTCGCCCCCCACGGCCACGAATGAATCGGCGCTGGCGACACGCTGGAACGGGCAGCTTTATGCCGTTCTGGGACAGGAAGCCGACGGCGGGCGCTGGCAATTGCGGCTGTGGTGGAAGCCGTTCGTGACGCTGATCTGGCTGGGCGGGTTGATGGTGGCGCTGGGCGGTCTGCTCGCGCTGATCGGGCGGGTCATCGCCGACTGGAAACAGCGGGCGATCCGGGTGCGGCTCGCCGAGCGGCGCGAATATCGCGAGGCGCAGGCATGA
- a CDS encoding cytochrome c-type biogenesis protein: MTRAILAFVSLSLAAAASVAAAQDSMPPAPYAYTQLDDPAQEAEAQALMETLRCVRCQSQSIADSDAPMAGDMRSQVRMRIAAGEEPEAIRAWLVDRYGDYISYKPELKPLTWPLFAAPVVLAALAALLLRRRFRKGARTGGGMA, translated from the coding sequence ATGACCCGAGCAATCCTCGCGTTCGTGTCGCTGTCGCTCGCCGCCGCCGCGTCCGTCGCCGCGGCGCAGGACAGCATGCCGCCCGCGCCCTACGCCTATACGCAGCTCGACGATCCGGCGCAGGAGGCCGAGGCGCAGGCATTGATGGAAACGCTGCGCTGCGTGCGGTGTCAGAGCCAGTCCATCGCCGATTCCGACGCGCCGATGGCCGGCGACATGCGCAGCCAGGTCCGCATGCGCATCGCCGCGGGCGAGGAGCCGGAGGCGATCCGCGCCTGGCTCGTCGACCGGTACGGCGATTACATCAGCTACAAGCCCGAGTTGAAGCCGCTGACCTGGCCGCTGTTCGCCGCGCCGGTGGTGCTGGCCGCGCTGGCCGCGCTGCTGCTGCGCCGCCGGTTCCGGAAGGGCGCGCGGACGGGCGGGGGCATGGCATGA
- the ccmE gene encoding cytochrome c maturation protein CcmE, whose translation MSASLKPKHQRLVLVIVALCVLIGAGLLAAYALRNQASYFYVPSDIVSDPPEPGQAVRLGGMVADGSIETMDDGVTIRFTVTDGQASVPVEFSGIVPDLFVEGSGVVAEGSMGPTAFVATNLLAKHDENYMPRELQDMTDAQQREIVAETYEAQAQ comes from the coding sequence ATGAGCGCGTCGCTCAAACCCAAGCATCAGCGGCTGGTGCTCGTGATCGTCGCGCTGTGCGTGCTCATCGGGGCGGGGTTGCTGGCGGCCTATGCGCTGCGCAATCAGGCGAGCTATTTCTACGTTCCGTCCGACATCGTGTCCGACCCGCCCGAACCGGGGCAGGCGGTGCGGCTGGGCGGGATGGTCGCGGATGGCTCGATCGAGACGATGGACGATGGCGTGACGATCCGCTTTACCGTGACGGATGGGCAGGCATCGGTCCCGGTTGAGTTTTCGGGCATCGTACCCGACCTTTTCGTCGAAGGGTCCGGCGTCGTCGCCGAAGGGTCGATGGGCCCCACCGCATTCGTCGCGACCAACCTGCTTGCCAAGCATGACGAGAATTACATGCCGCGCGAATTACAGGACATGACCGACGCGCAGCAGCGCGAAATCGTCGCCGAAACCTACGAGGCGCAGGCGCAATGA